Proteins from a single region of Ziziphus jujuba cultivar Dongzao chromosome 1, ASM3175591v1:
- the LOC132799636 gene encoding uncharacterized protein LOC132799636 gives MRDILRFSNPLSLEQSFGVLKLTKNMRLQSIDSDIDKDELKAFSEWISSSGDGTIGGLNDGYAMIDIPDDLLIKDTEDSAASIVNSTYPSFSENINDPSYLQERAILAPTLDIVKSINNYVSFLNRTEENTYLSSDATCRSDSNIDLIGDLHTLEFLNPIKCSGMPNHQLKLKVDVPVMLLRNVDHSLGLWD, from the exons ATGAGGGATATTTTAAGATTTAGCAATCCACTAAGTTTGGAGCAATCTTTTGGAG TTTTGAAGTTGACAAAGAACATGAGACTTCAAAGTATTGACTCGGACATTGACAAGGATGAATTGAAGGCTTTTTCAGAATGGATATCAAGTAGTGGAGATGGAACAATTGGCGGTCTAAATGATGGTTATGCAATGATTGATATACCTGATGATcttttgataaaggatacagaaGATTCAGCTGCATCTATTGTAAATAGCACGTATCCTTCTTTCTCAGAGAATATTAATGACCCATCATATTTGCAAGAAAGAGCTATACTTGCTCCAACTCTTGACATTGTTAAATCCATAAATAACTATGTGAGTTTCCTTAATCGAACTGaggaaaatacatatttaagttCTGATGCAACTTGTAGATCTGATTCGAACATTGATCTTATAGGTGATCTTCATACACTTGAATTTTTGAATCCTATAAAATGCTCCGGGATGCCTAATCATCAGTTGAAATTGAAGGTCGATGTCCCCGTTATGCTATTAAGAAATGTCGATCATTCTTTGGGGTTATGGGACTAG